A genome region from Thalassotalea euphylliae includes the following:
- a CDS encoding SCP2 sterol-binding domain-containing protein — protein MTTQELIDALIPAVDKFGGFPSSVKFKIGDAGVIHVHNKEVVAEDKDASCTITMSLDTMKEIMAGETDAMSAVMEGDVEVEGDTSVAVSVQGLF, from the coding sequence ATGACTACACAAGAATTAATTGACGCTCTAATCCCAGCTGTTGACAAGTTTGGTGGCTTCCCTTCATCGGTTAAATTTAAAATTGGTGATGCGGGTGTTATTCATGTTCACAACAAAGAAGTAGTTGCCGAAGACAAAGATGCGTCGTGCACAATCACCATGTCACTTGATACCATGAAAGAGATCATGGCTGGTGAAACCGATGCGATGAGCGCGGTAATGGAAGGCGATGTTGAAGTTGAAGGCGATACATCGGTTGCTGTTAGCGTTCAAGGCCTATTTTAA
- a CDS encoding TauD/TfdA dioxygenase family protein, with protein MGITVTPTGEACGAYIGGVDLTQPLSDEQIEEIRQAWGEHHVIIFRDQQLSDDDLERVSASFGDLAIDPFVKSLPGREHMIAIQREADETAAIFAEIWHADWTFKSNPPFATCLYSIEIPPVGGDTLFANQVLALEEMPEELRSRLEGQLAIHSAKMGYSKKGSYGDKYKSKSMEVVASDEALEQETHPFILKHPVSGKESIYGSAIAYIIGVSDMPQKEAMSLIMELQRWQVQEQFVYAHKWEKDMLVMWDNRSVLHKATGGYEGYRRELHRTTISEKDGRPFSLS; from the coding sequence GGGTGAAGCTTGTGGCGCATACATCGGGGGCGTCGATTTAACTCAGCCTTTGAGTGATGAGCAGATTGAAGAAATTCGCCAAGCTTGGGGCGAACACCACGTTATTATTTTCCGTGATCAACAGTTATCAGATGATGACTTAGAGCGTGTATCCGCGTCATTTGGTGATCTGGCGATAGATCCTTTTGTTAAGTCGCTGCCAGGTCGTGAACATATGATCGCGATTCAGCGTGAAGCTGACGAAACCGCAGCAATCTTTGCAGAGATTTGGCATGCAGACTGGACGTTTAAATCGAACCCTCCATTTGCAACTTGCTTGTACAGCATCGAAATACCACCAGTCGGCGGTGATACTTTATTTGCTAACCAAGTGTTGGCATTAGAGGAAATGCCGGAAGAACTGCGCAGTCGTTTAGAAGGGCAGTTAGCGATTCATTCCGCGAAAATGGGGTACTCGAAAAAAGGTTCTTACGGCGATAAGTACAAGAGCAAGAGTATGGAAGTGGTTGCATCTGATGAAGCATTAGAGCAAGAAACACATCCATTTATCCTTAAACACCCAGTAAGTGGCAAAGAATCAATATACGGCTCAGCAATCGCCTACATTATTGGTGTATCAGATATGCCGCAAAAAGAAGCAATGAGCTTGATTATGGAGCTACAGCGCTGGCAAGTTCAAGAGCAATTCGTTTATGCTCATAAATGGGAAAAGGACATGTTGGTGATGTGGGATAACCGCAGTGTTTTACATAAAGCGACTGGTGGTTACGAAGGCTACCGCCGCGAATTGCATCGCACAACAATCTCAGAGAAAGACGGTCGTCCATTCTCGTTATCATAA